GTACGCGGACAGTCCGTCGGCGGCCAGCCGCTCCCGCAGCCAGAGGGCCACCGAGCAGCAGTGCACGACGGTCGCGGGGGAGCCGGGGTCCAGGTCGAAGACCATCCGGTCGGCCATCTCCGGGGTGTCGGCCCGCCACTGCGGGGTGTGGAGCTCCACCACCAGGTTGGCCGCCCACATCAGCGAGGGCAGGTCCTGCACCACCACCTGGCGGGCGCCCGGCGCCTCGCTCCGCGGCACGGGGGTGGTGCGCACCCAGTCGGGCGTACCGGGCGGCGGATTCTTGGTGAAGAACAGCTGGCCCCCGGGCCCGTCCGGATAGCGCAGGAAGGAGACCGGGCGGTCGCGCAGATGGGGCAGGATCGCGCCCGCCGCCGTGGCCGCGTAGTAGTGCAGCACCTCGCCCTTGGTGGTCCCGGTGGCCGGATACAGCACCTTGTCGAGGTTGCTGAGCGAGAGGCGCCGCCCCTCCACCTCGGTG
This DNA window, taken from Streptomyces griseus subsp. griseus, encodes the following:
- the ligD gene encoding non-homologous end-joining DNA ligase, whose protein sequence is MTPITEVEGRRLSLSNLDKVLYPATGTTKGEVLHYYAATAAGAILPHLRDRPVSFLRYPDGPGGQLFFTKNPPPGTPDWVRTTPVPRSEAPGARQVVVQDLPSLMWAANLVVELHTPQWRADTPEMADRMVFDLDPGSPATVVHCCSVALWLRERLAADGLSAYGKTSGSKGLHLLVPVEPTPSAEVSAYARQLAVEAESALPELALHRMKRALRPGKVFVDFSQNSASKTTATPYTLRARTGPTVSAPVTWEEIEGCRSPEGLVFRAENMAERLERYGDLLGPLLDPEQARPLPTVSP